One part of the Paracoccus sp. MBLB3053 genome encodes these proteins:
- a CDS encoding SufE family protein, whose translation MATAAFEEIAETFDFLDDWEDRYRHVIELGKAMPAMEPALQVPATKVEGCASQVWIMPRIEAGRFDFHGDSDALIVRGLIAILHALYSGVPVGEVGGIDAPAELRRLGLEEHLSAQRSNGLRAMVERIRLLAASA comes from the coding sequence ATGGCCACCGCTGCCTTTGAAGAAATTGCCGAAACATTCGACTTCCTCGATGACTGGGAGGATCGCTATCGGCATGTGATCGAACTGGGCAAGGCGATGCCCGCGATGGAACCGGCGCTGCAGGTTCCCGCGACCAAGGTCGAAGGCTGTGCAAGTCAGGTCTGGATCATGCCGCGGATCGAAGCCGGGCGTTTCGATTTTCACGGTGACAGCGACGCGTTGATCGTGCGCGGACTGATCGCCATTCTGCACGCGCTTTATTCCGGCGTGCCGGTGGGGGAAGTGGGCGGCATCGACGCCCCGGCGGAACTGCGCAGGCTGGGGCTGGAAGAGCACCTTTCCGCGCAGCGCTCGAACGGGCTGCGCGCCATGGTCGAGCGGATCCGCCTGCTGGCAGCGTCCGCCTGA
- a CDS encoding GNAT family N-acetyltransferase, whose product MNDLIAPDLKAQAVIATERFVLRPLRQSDAGLIAHYTQDRRVAEGTRSIPHPLPPGAAEAYVNRAMSPDRDEDVWAIDGSANKLAELLGVVSLTRIGPDQSELGFWVGAGFWNTGFATEAVDALVAANPHGSRTLFAEAFQDNPGSARVLTNCGFEYLGDAESWSVARDARVPTWTYLRKMD is encoded by the coding sequence ATGAATGACCTGATCGCGCCGGACCTGAAGGCACAGGCCGTGATCGCGACTGAACGTTTTGTCCTGCGACCGCTCAGGCAGTCGGATGCAGGGCTGATCGCGCATTACACCCAGGATCGCCGCGTGGCCGAAGGCACGCGATCGATCCCGCATCCGCTTCCGCCTGGCGCGGCAGAGGCCTATGTCAACCGGGCAATGTCCCCAGACCGGGACGAGGATGTCTGGGCGATCGACGGCTCGGCAAACAAGCTGGCAGAGCTTCTGGGCGTGGTCTCGCTGACGCGCATTGGTCCCGATCAGTCCGAACTGGGTTTCTGGGTCGGCGCCGGTTTCTGGAATACCGGCTTTGCGACAGAGGCAGTCGATGCGCTGGTCGCGGCCAATCCCCATGGCTCGCGCACGCTTTTTGCCGAGGCATTCCAGGACAATCCGGGTTCTGCCCGCGTGCTGACCAATTGCGGTTTCGAATATCTCGGCGATGCCGAAAGCTGGTCTGTCGCGCGCGATGCGCGTGTCCCGACCTGGACCTATCTGCGCAAGATGGATTGA
- the rpmA gene encoding 50S ribosomal protein L27, giving the protein MAHKKAGGSSRNGRDSAGRRLGVKLFGGQSAIAGNIIVRQRGTTWWAGENVGMGRDHTLFALTDGKVSFRKGLKGRTYISVLPANLEAAE; this is encoded by the coding sequence ATGGCACATAAAAAAGCAGGCGGTTCGTCCCGCAACGGTCGCGATTCGGCCGGTCGTCGTCTTGGCGTGAAACTGTTCGGTGGCCAGTCGGCCATCGCCGGTAACATCATCGTGCGTCAGCGCGGCACCACCTGGTGGGCCGGTGAGAACGTCGGCATGGGCCGCGATCACACCCTGTTCGCCCTGACCGATGGCAAGGTGTCCTTCCGCAAGGGTCTCAAGGGCCGCACCTACATCTCCGTTCTGCCGGCCAATCTCGAGGCTGCCGAATAA
- the rplU gene encoding 50S ribosomal protein L21, giving the protein MFAVLKTGGKQYRVQAGDVLRVEKLNAEAGDKVQFNEVLMIGSTVGAPLVAGAAVQAEVIDNIKADKVITYVKRRRKHSSQRTRGHRQQLTLVRVTELLENGAEKSDVKAAVGARTKLETAN; this is encoded by the coding sequence ATGTTCGCAGTTCTCAAGACGGGCGGCAAGCAGTACCGGGTTCAGGCCGGTGATGTGCTGCGCGTTGAAAAACTGAACGCCGAAGCCGGCGACAAGGTCCAGTTCAACGAAGTGCTGATGATCGGTTCGACCGTTGGTGCTCCGCTGGTTGCCGGCGCCGCCGTGCAGGCCGAAGTCATCGACAACATCAAGGCTGACAAGGTCATCACCTATGTCAAGCGCCGCCGCAAGCATTCGTCGCAGCGCACCCGTGGCCACCGTCAGCAACTGACGCTGGTTCGCGTCACCGAGTTGCTGGAAAATGGCGCCGAGAAGTCGGACGTCAAGGCCGCCGTCGGCGCGCGCACGAAACTCGAAACCGCCAACTGA
- the miaB gene encoding tRNA (N6-isopentenyl adenosine(37)-C2)-methylthiotransferase MiaB: MTDPASKTASTQNAAAKKLFIKTYGCQMNVYDSQRMAEAMGAEGYVLTEDQSEADMVLLNTCHIREKAAEKLYSDLGRLKPLKSEKPDLKIGVAGCVAQAEGEEIQRRMPIVDLVVGPQAYHRLPAMARAGRGVDTEFPAEDKFEHLPKPAATRRAPAAFLTVQEGCDKFCAFCVVPYTRGAEVSRPVDRIMREARDLVSRGVREITLLGQNVNGWHGEGPAFEGQGGEWGFGRLIRAIAEIDGLDRIRYTTSHPNDMADDLIEAHRSEPKLMPYLHLPVQSGSNRILKAMNRKHTVDQYLRLIDRIRDARPDIMLTSDFIVGFPGETDQDHADTLDLVRRVNFGTAFSFKYSPRPGTTAYDRPEIDSDLADARLQELQALLSSQQKAAQEGMVGRELGVLFEKPGRLEGQMVGKSDYLHAVFVEAPQAKVGDLVRVRITRSAPNSLAGELVV; the protein is encoded by the coding sequence ATGACCGACCCAGCCAGCAAAACCGCTTCGACCCAGAATGCGGCGGCCAAGAAGCTCTTCATCAAGACATATGGCTGCCAGATGAACGTCTATGACAGCCAGCGCATGGCCGAGGCCATGGGCGCCGAGGGCTATGTTCTGACCGAAGACCAGTCCGAAGCCGACATGGTGTTGCTGAATACCTGTCATATCCGCGAAAAGGCGGCCGAAAAGCTTTACTCGGATCTGGGTCGTCTGAAGCCGCTGAAATCGGAAAAGCCGGACCTGAAGATCGGTGTCGCGGGCTGCGTCGCCCAAGCCGAGGGCGAAGAGATCCAGCGTCGCATGCCGATCGTCGATCTGGTCGTCGGCCCGCAGGCCTACCATCGCCTGCCCGCCATGGCCCGTGCGGGCCGGGGGGTGGATACCGAATTCCCCGCCGAAGACAAGTTCGAGCATCTGCCGAAGCCTGCTGCGACCCGCCGCGCGCCCGCGGCCTTCCTGACCGTGCAGGAGGGTTGTGACAAGTTCTGCGCCTTCTGCGTCGTGCCCTATACGCGTGGCGCCGAGGTCAGCCGTCCGGTAGATCGTATCATGCGCGAGGCGCGCGATCTGGTGTCGCGCGGGGTGCGGGAAATCACGCTTTTGGGCCAGAACGTCAATGGCTGGCATGGCGAAGGCCCGGCTTTCGAAGGGCAGGGCGGCGAATGGGGCTTTGGCCGCCTGATCCGCGCCATTGCCGAAATCGACGGCCTTGACCGCATCCGCTACACGACGAGCCATCCCAATGACATGGCCGATGACCTGATCGAGGCGCATCGCAGCGAGCCCAAGCTGATGCCCTATCTGCATCTGCCGGTGCAATCGGGTTCGAACCGCATCCTCAAGGCGATGAACCGCAAGCACACGGTCGATCAGTATCTGCGCCTGATCGACCGTATTCGTGACGCGCGCCCCGACATCATGCTGACGAGCGATTTCATCGTGGGCTTTCCCGGTGAAACCGATCAGGACCACGCAGACACGCTTGATCTCGTGCGTCGGGTGAACTTCGGCACGGCCTTCAGCTTCAAATACTCGCCCCGTCCCGGCACCACCGCCTATGACCGCCCTGAAATCGACAGCGATCTGGCCGATGCACGTCTGCAGGAATTGCAGGCGCTGTTGTCGAGCCAGCAGAAGGCCGCACAGGAAGGCATGGTCGGGCGCGAACTTGGGGTGCTTTTCGAGAAACCGGGCCGACTGGAAGGCCAGATGGTCGGCAAGTCCGACTATCTGCACGCGGTCTTTGTCGAGGCACCGCAGGCCAAGGTCGGTGATCTGGTGCGCGTGCGCATCACCCGGAGTGCGCCGAATTCGCTGGCCGGGGAACTGGTGGTCTGA
- a CDS encoding TfoX/Sxy family protein codes for MSDLTDIPNIGPATARSLIAAGIPDAASLRRIGAHEAYRALLVAGERPHFIGYYVLQMALQGRPWNDCRGAEKTELRKAFDRLVFELRGHGLSGIEAELRAIGLIAPQSASRS; via the coding sequence ATGAGTGATCTGACTGACATCCCCAATATCGGCCCGGCGACAGCTCGGTCGCTGATCGCGGCAGGCATCCCTGACGCGGCGAGCTTGCGACGGATCGGCGCGCACGAAGCCTATCGCGCGCTTCTTGTCGCGGGAGAGCGGCCGCATTTCATCGGCTACTATGTGCTTCAGATGGCACTTCAGGGACGGCCGTGGAATGATTGCCGCGGCGCAGAGAAGACCGAGCTGAGAAAGGCGTTCGACCGGCTCGTTTTCGAACTGCGCGGCCATGGCCTGTCGGGCATCGAGGCCGAGCTTCGCGCGATCGGACTGATCGCGCCTCAGTCCGCATCGCGAAGCTGA
- a CDS encoding DUF2380 domain-containing protein produces the protein MRSLCLALFLCLPVPVLAEPLMILPVKLLDTSNEAVDQSADHARRQQAFADRLASELSGTVVSSAEVADACPRETAACLLELLAAKSAERGLFIVVQKTSMLILQVFADLVEVDSQKLISHRELSFRGDNDEGWNRAADFLAGQLRDAD, from the coding sequence ATGCGAAGCTTATGCCTTGCCCTGTTCTTGTGCCTGCCCGTTCCGGTCCTTGCCGAACCGTTGATGATCCTGCCGGTGAAGCTGCTCGACACCTCGAACGAGGCGGTCGATCAGTCCGCGGATCATGCCCGGCGGCAGCAGGCTTTTGCTGACAGGCTGGCCAGCGAACTCTCGGGCACAGTGGTTTCATCGGCCGAGGTCGCCGATGCCTGCCCACGCGAGACTGCGGCCTGTCTTCTGGAACTGCTTGCCGCGAAATCGGCCGAGCGTGGCCTGTTCATCGTCGTGCAAAAGACCAGCATGCTGATCCTGCAGGTCTTTGCCGATCTGGTGGAGGTCGACAGCCAGAAGCTGATTTCCCATCGCGAGCTGAGCTTTCGCGGCGACAATGACGAGGGCTGGAATCGCGCCGCGGACTTCCTGGCCGGTCAGCTTCGCGATGCGGACTGA
- a CDS encoding aminotransferase, whose amino-acid sequence MNQPQSWEARAEEYSLYGFTDMPSVHQRGTVVVTHGEGPYIVDVHGRRYLDANSGLWNMVAGFDHKGLIEAAKAQYDRFPGYHAFFGRMSDQTVMLSEKLVEVSPFAHGRVFYTNSGSEANDTMVKILWFLHGAEGKPQKRKILTRWNGYHGVTAVSASMTGKPYNSVFGLPLPGFLHLTCPHYWRFGEEGETEEQFVKRLAKELEDTIEREGADTIAGFFAEPVMGAGGVIPPAKGYFQAILPILKKHDIPMISDEVICGFGRTGNTWGCETYDYMPDAIISSKNLTAGLFPMGAVILGPELANRVQNAIEAIEEFPHGFTASGHPVGCAIALKAIDVVMNEGLAENVRNLAPRFEEGLQRLAQKPNIGEYRGIGFMWALEAVKDKATKTPFDGNLSVSERIANTCTDLGLICRPLGQSVVLCPPFILTEGQMDEMFDKLEKALDKVFAEVA is encoded by the coding sequence ATGAACCAACCACAAAGCTGGGAAGCCCGAGCCGAGGAATATTCCCTCTACGGCTTTACCGACATGCCGTCAGTGCATCAGCGGGGCACGGTCGTCGTGACCCATGGCGAAGGGCCATATATCGTCGATGTGCATGGCCGCCGTTATCTCGACGCGAATTCCGGGCTTTGGAACATGGTCGCAGGCTTCGACCACAAAGGGTTGATCGAGGCGGCCAAGGCCCAGTATGACCGCTTCCCCGGCTACCACGCCTTCTTCGGCCGCATGTCCGATCAGACCGTGATGCTGTCGGAAAAGCTCGTCGAGGTATCGCCCTTCGCGCACGGCCGGGTGTTCTACACCAACTCGGGCTCAGAGGCGAATGACACGATGGTCAAGATCCTGTGGTTCCTGCACGGTGCCGAGGGCAAGCCGCAAAAGCGCAAGATCCTGACGCGCTGGAACGGCTATCATGGCGTGACCGCGGTGTCGGCCAGTATGACCGGCAAGCCCTACAATTCGGTCTTCGGCCTGCCTTTGCCCGGCTTCCTGCACCTGACCTGCCCGCATTACTGGCGCTTTGGCGAAGAGGGCGAAACCGAAGAGCAATTCGTCAAGCGCCTTGCCAAGGAACTGGAAGACACGATCGAGCGCGAGGGTGCGGACACCATCGCGGGCTTCTTTGCCGAACCGGTGATGGGCGCCGGCGGGGTTATCCCCCCGGCCAAGGGCTATTTCCAGGCCATCCTGCCGATCCTGAAAAAGCACGACATCCCGATGATCTCGGATGAGGTCATCTGCGGCTTCGGACGGACGGGGAACACCTGGGGCTGCGAAACCTACGATTACATGCCCGACGCCATCATCTCGTCCAAGAACCTGACGGCGGGCCTGTTCCCCATGGGCGCGGTCATCCTTGGGCCCGAGCTTGCGAACCGCGTCCAGAATGCGATCGAGGCGATCGAGGAGTTTCCGCATGGCTTCACCGCCTCGGGTCATCCGGTCGGCTGCGCGATCGCGCTGAAGGCCATCGACGTGGTGATGAACGAGGGGCTGGCGGAGAACGTTCGCAACCTCGCCCCCCGCTTCGAGGAAGGGCTGCAGCGGCTCGCCCAGAAGCCGAATATCGGCGAATATCGCGGCATCGGCTTCATGTGGGCCCTGGAGGCAGTCAAGGACAAGGCGACCAAGACCCCCTTCGACGGTAACCTGTCGGTCAGCGAGCGCATCGCAAACACCTGCACCGACCTGGGCCTGATCTGCCGGCCCCTGGGGCAATCCGTCGTGCTCTGCCCGCCCTTCATCCTCACCGAGGGGCAGATGGACGAAATGTTCGACAAGCTCGAAAAGGCACTCGACAAGGTCTTCGCCGAAGTGGCGTGA
- a CDS encoding DUF3572 domain-containing protein: MTPTEARDIADRGFVHIAGEAELVSALLAQSGSDVAGLKAMAGRPEFGQFILDFLLENDRRVLDFAQAEGIAPQRVVMARAVLGGGDPW, translated from the coding sequence ATGACTCCAACGGAAGCACGCGACATCGCGGATCGCGGATTCGTGCATATCGCCGGCGAGGCCGAACTGGTCTCGGCCCTGCTTGCACAATCGGGTAGCGACGTGGCCGGGCTGAAGGCCATGGCAGGACGCCCCGAATTCGGGCAGTTCATCCTTGATTTCCTGCTGGAGAATGACCGCAGGGTGCTGGACTTCGCTCAAGCGGAGGGGATCGCACCTCAGCGCGTGGTGATGGCGCGCGCGGTGCTGGGAGGGGGCGATCCCTGGTAG
- a CDS encoding diguanylate cyclase domain-containing protein, giving the protein MNIAGRILVADGVPTTRITTKVKLAAACYDVSVTASGQEALRLAATVHPHIVLIGATLSDMTAAELCQALRARPGGADLPVLVQAQGGERIGALRAGASALIDSVGDDLTLLARIRGLIRADNGSELVPLSVAGMAETALPFRGSLQARALCITHHPATALGWRLALQDRLQLPISISDPERALADAARGDVPDLYLIAADMKQPGEGLRLLSELRSRPVSRDAAFVVLLANSRLDLAPVALDLGAGDVLPAEISGPTMAAEAAIRLEAQIERKRDSDRRRQESRRNMLWAMIDPLTGLYNRRFALPRLETMFAEAGQAAAALSVMVLDLDRFKQVNDLFGHAAGDAVLAATARRLEAALPEGALLARLGGEEFLVVIADCSAGRASELAENMRRNIASQPIPLPAGCGRSEASVTISTGIAIHEPFLSEGEAGGTTSLLARADRALFRAKSAGRNRVVLDTAPLAA; this is encoded by the coding sequence ATGAATATCGCAGGACGCATCCTCGTCGCAGACGGCGTTCCCACCACCCGCATCACGACCAAAGTCAAACTGGCCGCGGCCTGCTACGACGTTTCGGTCACTGCCTCCGGTCAGGAGGCACTTCGCCTTGCAGCGACTGTCCATCCCCATATCGTCCTGATTGGCGCAACCCTGTCCGACATGACAGCGGCGGAGCTCTGCCAGGCATTGCGCGCCCGCCCCGGGGGGGCCGATCTGCCGGTGCTGGTGCAAGCGCAGGGCGGCGAGCGGATCGGCGCGTTGCGGGCTGGCGCATCGGCCCTGATCGATTCCGTCGGCGACGACCTCACGCTTCTTGCCCGCATTCGCGGTCTCATCCGGGCCGACAATGGCAGTGAACTTGTACCGCTGTCCGTCGCGGGTATGGCGGAAACGGCGCTGCCGTTTCGTGGCAGCCTTCAGGCCCGTGCGCTCTGCATCACGCACCACCCCGCAACGGCATTGGGCTGGAGGCTCGCGCTGCAGGACCGTCTGCAACTCCCCATTTCGATCAGCGATCCCGAACGTGCCCTTGCGGATGCAGCCCGTGGCGACGTGCCCGACCTCTACCTCATCGCCGCCGATATGAAGCAGCCGGGGGAAGGGTTGCGCCTGCTGTCAGAATTGCGCTCGCGGCCGGTCTCTCGCGACGCGGCCTTCGTCGTGCTGCTTGCGAACAGCAGGCTCGACCTTGCGCCTGTTGCCCTGGATCTGGGGGCCGGAGACGTTCTGCCCGCGGAGATTTCCGGACCGACCATGGCGGCCGAGGCGGCGATCCGACTTGAGGCGCAGATCGAGCGCAAACGCGATTCCGATCGGCGCAGGCAGGAAAGCAGGCGCAACATGCTCTGGGCGATGATTGATCCACTGACCGGACTTTACAACCGGCGCTTTGCATTGCCTCGACTGGAAACCATGTTCGCTGAAGCCGGACAGGCGGCAGCTGCGCTTTCTGTCATGGTCCTGGATCTCGACCGGTTCAAGCAGGTCAACGATCTGTTTGGCCATGCGGCCGGCGACGCCGTTCTAGCCGCCACGGCCCGGAGGCTGGAAGCGGCCCTGCCCGAGGGCGCATTACTTGCCCGCCTCGGGGGCGAAGAATTTCTCGTCGTGATCGCCGATTGTTCCGCGGGCCGTGCTTCGGAACTGGCCGAGAACATGCGCAGGAACATCGCCTCCCAGCCAATTCCCCTGCCAGCAGGCTGCGGCAGGAGCGAGGCATCGGTCACAATTTCAACGGGAATCGCGATCCACGAACCTTTCCTTTCTGAAGGCGAAGCAGGTGGAACCACGTCCTTGCTTGCCCGGGCCGACCGCGCCTTGTTCCGCGCGAAATCGGCCGGACGAAACCGGGTCGTGCTGGACACAGCCCCGCTCGCGGCCTGA
- a CDS encoding DUF983 domain-containing protein — MSGIQAAAAERPLKPAMLRGAARHCPACGKGKLFRGYLTIVDRCDTCGEELHHQRTDDGPAYLTILLVSHLVAPLLLAVYMAYRPSPMSLLIGFSLGAIILSLVLLPVIKGGFVGFQWARRMHGFGAKARPAEAAAL; from the coding sequence ATGTCCGGAATTCAGGCTGCCGCGGCCGAAAGACCGCTGAAACCCGCGATGCTCCGAGGTGCTGCGCGGCACTGTCCCGCCTGCGGCAAGGGCAAGCTTTTCCGGGGTTATCTGACGATTGTCGATCGCTGTGACACCTGCGGCGAGGAGCTTCATCACCAGCGGACCGATGACGGGCCGGCCTATCTGACCATCCTGCTTGTGTCGCATCTGGTTGCGCCACTGCTTCTGGCGGTCTACATGGCTTATCGGCCGTCGCCCATGTCTCTTCTGATCGGGTTCAGCCTTGGCGCAATCATCCTGTCGCTGGTGCTTCTGCCCGTGATCAAGGGCGGATTCGTCGGTTTCCAATGGGCGCGCCGCATGCATGGCTTTGGTGCCAAGGCCCGGCCCGCAGAGGCTGCCGCATTATGA
- a CDS encoding NUDIX hydrolase codes for MNIPSGGQKIRDAATIILLDRTAPDEPAVLMGQRGTAAAFMPSKYVFPGGAVDEADAEVELSKPVDPLLRRLLAAEPRRDAPVSPEAIVTAALRELAEETGLLTKGTGPAPARWDHYANAGLAPNPNGLIYLFRAITPPGRTRRFDARFLLLDAESLHGDRNDFSLACDELSHLHWVPLSQARALDLPFITEVVLAEISAMIGRGGPLSQPQTVPFFDNQDCEPRFLQIT; via the coding sequence ATGAACATCCCATCCGGCGGGCAGAAAATCCGCGATGCCGCAACCATCATCCTGCTCGATCGGACGGCCCCGGATGAACCCGCAGTCCTGATGGGGCAGCGCGGGACTGCAGCCGCGTTCATGCCGTCTAAATACGTCTTTCCGGGCGGAGCGGTCGACGAGGCCGATGCCGAGGTCGAACTGTCCAAGCCGGTCGATCCGCTGCTGCGCAGGCTTCTCGCAGCCGAACCGCGGCGGGACGCGCCGGTCTCGCCCGAGGCGATCGTTACAGCGGCATTGCGGGAACTGGCCGAGGAAACCGGGCTGCTCACCAAGGGCACAGGACCTGCGCCGGCGCGCTGGGATCATTACGCGAATGCCGGGCTTGCCCCGAACCCGAACGGGTTGATCTATCTCTTTCGCGCCATAACGCCGCCCGGCCGAACCCGACGGTTCGACGCCCGCTTCCTGCTTCTCGATGCCGAAAGCCTTCACGGTGATCGCAATGATTTCAGCTTGGCCTGCGACGAGCTTTCCCATCTGCACTGGGTTCCCCTGTCGCAGGCCCGCGCACTCGACCTGCCCTTCATCACCGAAGTGGTTCTGGCCGAAATCTCGGCCATGATCGGCCGCGGCGGGCCACTGAGCCAACCGCAAACCGTCCCCTTCTTCGACAATCAGGACTGCGAGCCGCGCTTCCTTCAGATTACCTGA
- a CDS encoding enoyl-CoA hydratase-related protein, with amino-acid sequence MNHQTITISCEQGIATIALNRPEVMNALNSRMRAEITEAFADLPEGTRCAVLTGSGRAFCSGQDLSDATAGLDAERVLREEYEPMLAAIINAPVPVIAAVNGVAAGAGANLALAADIVIAAESASFVQAFSRIGLIPDAGGTFILPRTIGMARSMGAMLLAEPVPARQAVEWGMIWEAVPDAELGKIVGSRAATLARGATRSFVAIREAVRGSAANDLAAQLALEAKLQAQMTATADFAEGVASFLEKRAPRFRGA; translated from the coding sequence ATGAACCATCAGACCATCACGATTTCCTGCGAGCAGGGCATTGCCACGATCGCGCTGAACCGGCCCGAGGTGATGAATGCCCTGAACAGCCGGATGCGGGCAGAGATCACCGAAGCTTTTGCCGACCTGCCCGAAGGCACGCGCTGCGCCGTCCTGACCGGCAGCGGTCGTGCCTTTTGTTCGGGGCAGGATCTGTCCGATGCGACCGCCGGTCTCGACGCCGAGCGCGTGTTGCGCGAGGAATACGAGCCGATGCTGGCTGCGATCATCAACGCGCCGGTCCCTGTCATCGCCGCGGTCAATGGTGTCGCGGCAGGGGCGGGGGCCAATCTCGCGCTGGCGGCCGATATCGTGATCGCCGCGGAAAGTGCAAGCTTCGTCCAGGCATTCAGCCGGATCGGGCTTATCCCCGATGCGGGCGGAACGTTCATCCTGCCCCGCACCATCGGCATGGCCAGATCAATGGGCGCAATGCTGCTCGCCGAGCCCGTTCCGGCGCGGCAGGCGGTCGAATGGGGAATGATCTGGGAAGCCGTGCCGGATGCCGAACTTGGCAAGATCGTCGGGTCCCGAGCCGCGACGCTTGCACGGGGTGCAACGCGGTCCTTCGTGGCGATACGCGAAGCGGTGCGCGGTTCGGCGGCGAACGATCTGGCCGCGCAGCTGGCACTGGAGGCGAAACTGCAGGCACAAATGACCGCGACCGCGGATTTCGCGGAAGGTGTCGCGTCGTTTCTTGAAAAACGTGCGCCTCGTTTCCGGGGGGCGTAG
- a CDS encoding cytochrome c-type biogenesis protein yields MRVFLICLALLISVPAWAVQPDEMLADPTLEARAREISKILRCPVCQGETIDESNAAISRDLRLYLRERLVAGDSNDQAVEAVTDRFGEYVLFEPRARGINLLLYLAGPAMALIALLIGWRFVRSRAASEIETTTLSPEERKRLDRLMKD; encoded by the coding sequence ATGCGCGTCTTTCTGATTTGCCTTGCCCTTTTGATCTCCGTTCCTGCTTGGGCGGTACAACCGGATGAAATGCTGGCCGACCCGACGCTCGAGGCGCGCGCCCGCGAGATTTCCAAGATCCTGCGCTGCCCGGTCTGTCAGGGCGAGACGATCGACGAATCCAATGCTGCCATCAGCCGGGATCTGCGCCTATACCTGCGCGAAAGGCTTGTTGCGGGGGACAGCAATGATCAGGCGGTCGAGGCCGTGACCGATCGCTTTGGCGAATATGTGCTGTTCGAGCCTCGCGCGCGGGGTATCAACTTGCTGCTTTATCTTGCCGGTCCTGCAATGGCGCTGATCGCGCTTCTGATCGGATGGCGGTTCGTGCGCAGCCGCGCCGCTTCCGAGATCGAGACGACCACGCTTTCACCCGAAGAACGCAAACGCCTGGATCGCCTGATGAAGGATTGA